The proteins below come from a single Aegilops tauschii subsp. strangulata cultivar AL8/78 chromosome 6, Aet v6.0, whole genome shotgun sequence genomic window:
- the LOC120967383 gene encoding uncharacterized protein, producing the protein MAEPVPHLTDEIMEEIFLRLDTPAALARASTACPRYRRVITQRSFLRRYRKRHPPPLLGLLSEQDGFHPAQAPHPSAPLARALAAAADFTYSFVPKLKVGTPPFPADWYLRDGRVLLDDRPGKTTTAMFTNLAVCDPCHSATC; encoded by the coding sequence ATGGCCGAGCCGGTGCCGCACCTCACCGACGAGATCATGGAGGAGATCTTCCTCCGCCTGGACACGCCAGCCGCGCTCGCCCGCGCCTCAACCGCCTGCCCCCGTTACCGCCGCGTCATCACCCAGCGCTCCTTCCTCCGCCGCTACCGCAaacgccacccgccgccgctcctCGGACTCCTCAGCGAGCAAGACGGCTTCCACCCCGCTCAGGcgccccacccctccgccccgctcgcgcgcgccctcgccgccgccgctgattTCACCTACTCATTCGTCCCCAAGCTCAAAGTTGGTACCCCACCGTTCCCTGCCGACTGGTATCTCCGCGACGGCCGCGTCCTCCTCGACGATAGACCAGGCAAAACCACCACGGCCATGTTCACAAACCTTGCGGTTTGCGACCCCTGTCACAGCGCTACGTGTTGA